AAAAAATGGTTGGGAGAATTATCATAATGAAAATTCTGACATTCCAACTTCTTATATTTCGACAATGACTTTTGACGATAAAGGAAATTTGTATTTAGCGACACGACAAGGATTGGTGAAAATTGAAAGAAAACAATAAATACTGCTGGTAACAAGGTATTGCCAAAAGCGGGACTGAACGGCTTCGATTGGACACTTGTACAAGGTTCAACATTCGTTCTTCGATTGACCTTTTGTTATAAAATTCCCCGCCTTCGGCAATACCCAAACCGTTACCAGCAATCCTATGAAAAACAACAGGTTTAAAATACTTTCTACGATTTTGATTCTATGTATATTTTATAGTTGTAATAAAGAAAAAGAATTCACAAAAATTATTTACAATTATTACGGAGGGTTTGACGGCCCTGTTTATCATCTTTTGATAAATAACAACAAGAATTTCACTTTAAATAGAGAATTAATCTATAAGGATGGAACAACAATATTTGATTTTGATTATGATTCTACAAAAATTGGATATTTTAAAGGAAAAATATCGGAAGAACAGATGCTCGAGGTTAAGTATGCTCTTTCCAAAATTTCAAAAAAAGATTATCAATATAATAATACTGAATCAGTAACTGATATTCCACACTTAGACTTGACAATATTTACTGAAAATGATACCATTATTTTTGAAACTTTGAATGCAACAGAACATTTTGAAAATGACATTTTGAAAGGTCTAAATAAAATTTGTGAAACGAATAAGGTTGTTAGAATTAAACCAGTTATTATTAAATAATAAAACGTCTGCAGGTAACACGGTATTTCTACAAGCGGGTTTGAAGGTTTCAGCGAAGGTTTCAGCGAGTAATTCAGTTTTTAGCAAGTAGAAAGTTTTCGTATTTTTATCCCGCCTGCAGAAATACCCAACCGTTGTACGACATTTTATGCATACCGTTATCCTAACAATTATTTTAATCATTATTCCAGTTTTCATTTTTGGACAAACTGAAGACATAGACTCTAGAAAATATCATCCTGCAAAAGAAATTTTTGAAATTAAGTACGAAAAAGTACACTACCCTAAATTTTTAAAATCTCAAATTAGAACTATTGGAAACAAAGTGATTTTAGGAGAAATGAAATTTCTGGAATTTAACGAAGAGAGTGATGAAAAAACTAAAATAATTTTAAAAAGCGGTTTACTAGATCCTTATTTGATTAATGGAACCTATCATTTAAAAATTGGATGGATCGACGAACTTACTTTACTTAATCCGAATAGTCAAACCAAAAGATTCAAATTTTGGGTTTTTTATACTGTCCACAATAATCCGTTATTGAACAGCGTAAACCCGCACGAATATTATATTGAATTTTATAATGCCAAAGCAACTGAAAACACAACGTTTATTAACTTTATGGAAAATGCACACTTGACTTTGATAAAGTACGGAGGTATAATCCTATAAAAACGTCGTACAACACGCTATTTCTATTAGCGGGGTTGAAGTTTACATCATGATGATATCGCTAGTTGTTCATGTTGTTATATTTACAAAGACCAGTTATCATAATCCCCGCCAACAGAAATACCCAACCGTTACCTGCAAGCATAGACAACACAATCACGAAAGAAAAACAATGAGAGACGACTTTACTCTAGAGACAAAAATTCAGCTTGCAAAAAGAGTAAGCTATCATTGTTCATTTCCTGGTTGTGGTTCATTGACGGTTGGACCCAGTGACGAAAGTGAAAAATCTACAAGTAGTGTTGGAACAGCTTGCCACATTTCTGCTGCTTCTGAAGGAAAAGGTGCAAGAAGATATGATGCTAATTTATCTCCAGAGGAGCGGAAGCATATTTCAAACGGTATTTGGATGTGCGACAAACACGGAAAATTAATTGATACTGACGAAACAAGATTTTCAACGGAATTATTAAAGACTTGGAAAGAACTTGCAGAAAATGTTGCCAGCTTTATGGTGCAAAAGGGTTATGACTACCAGACGGCTCTTAAACTACTTGAAGGAAAAAAATTGGCTAACAATGATGTTACAATAGAGCAAACAGGAACTGAAAATGAAAAAATCGGGAATTTAATAACCGACAGTTGCATATCAATTGTATGGGGCAAACAAATCTCCGATGCAATTCGAGATTATCTTATTGAACATTTCCGAAATTCTTTTGGACACGGAAATGCAACCTCATTTGAGATTATAATAAACGAAAACAAAATAACCATTTCGGACAACGGCACAGAATTCAATCCGCAACAGTTAATAGAAAATGAAGAAAAGACTGGCGGAACAATTGCAATTAAAAATTTACTTCTCCAACATTCAGACAAATTGATTTTTACTACACAGAGAAATGGGGATAGTAACAGGACAATAATTACAATCTTAGACAATGCGGATGCTATCTTTTCAATCACACCTTGCAGTGTTCAATTGACATTTGAAGAATTTCACTACGGCAACTCGACAATTACAATTTCAAAGGACTGTAATGAGTTTTATATAGTTCTTCCACCATATTTTGCACTCAGCGATGTGAGGTTTATGCCTAAAAAATTTCCGCAGTTTGACAGGACAGGCAAATCTTTAGTTTTTATAGTAGAACATATTTCTGACGGTGTGCAGACACTGTTGCGTGAGAATTATCCAGAGTGCAGAATAATAGGAATAAAATGACAACACTGACTGACGATAGAATGCCAGCAAGTAACAGCACCTACCCAAAAGTGGCGGTTCAGTGGTTAAATCAAGCTTTGTGCTACTATCAAAGTTTGTGCTTGGTTGACAGTGAAGTGCTTCGAAATCGCCACCTTCGGGTAGCTGCAAAACGTTAGCAGAAATGTTAAATGACAACGTTTAAAATATTTACCGCATCTGAAAAATTTGTTTGGACAAGAAAAAGAATTCTATTTGGAATCTTTTTACTTTCCTCTGCATTATTAATGTTTAAAGTTTATGTAATCAGGGATTCAGATTTTTTTAATGACAGTTTAGCACAAGTTTTTGGATTTATTTCTGTGGTTGCAATAATATTAGGACTACTAAACTCTTTTTTTCCTGAAGAGCTAAAAGGAAAATTGAATGGAGAACTAATTCTTGATTATTCAAAAATTAAAATAAATGACAAGGTTTATGAATTAAATGACATTCAGTCAATAAAAATCAATACTGGACCTTTTAACGGTCAATTAATATGGGGCTATAATGCATTTTCTGAAAAAGTTTCAAATGGAATTTATAATGATTTTACAATTAAACTAAAATCAGGCAAAGAAGAGAAATATTATTTTCAAATAGACCACAAACGAAAAATGCTAGAAGCGACTGGTGAATTAAAGAAATACGTTGACGAAGGTTTACTATCATACGAAAATTTTGTCGAAATAAATATATAAAAAACACTTCTGCTAACAAGGTATTTCTATTAGCGGGGGTGAAGTTTGCATCATAAAGATTTTCGCTTGTTGTTCATTTAGTTATATTTATAAAAACCAGTTATAATAATCCCCGCCAACAGAAATACCCAACCGTTGGTGGCAATATTGACAGACCAAACAGAACGAAATAACTTTAAAGCAAATGACTAAAAAATTAACAATATTAATTATGGGACTATTTTCACTTTTCGGGTGTGGACAAAAAAACAGTTTAACAAATACTGAAAAAGAACTTCTAAACAAGTTGACTTTCAATACCGAATTATTGACAGAATTAAAAAGTCTGACTAAAACCGAATTAATACAACTTCCTGCTATTGACCAAGAAACAGGCGATGTACTTAATGACAAATTTTTTAATGGAATTTTTACCGAAACAACAGAAGAAAAAGCAATTGAGTATGTGAAAAAATTAAAAACTAAATTTAGAGAAAAAGGCTATCTTATTTTTGTATTTGAAGGCGAAGATGACAAAAAAAATATAGCAGTTATTAAAGGAACTGACGATTTAGACATTTTGCGTTATAGACGAACTGATGGAATAAATCACGATTTAGAAAACGAAGATATTGTTAAGAAAATTTCGGAATGGAAATCAAAATATGGACTAATTGTAATTGGGTGTAGTAGAGACTGGCTTCAAGTTGAGTTTGACAAACTTCCAAATGACATAGACGCTTTTGCAAATGAAGTTTATGAATTTTGCCCAGATTCCGTTGACCAAGGAGTTGGGTCAATTGACAAGTTAAAAGAAGCCATTAAAGAGATGAACGGAATTTGGTTATGGTGGGACTAAAAAATACTGCCACCAACAAGGGTTTTGCGTCAGGCGGGCTGAAGTGCAAAATTCAACAGTAGTTTTTCAATTAAACTTTAGTAATAAAATCAACATTTGTGCTTCGAAATCCCGCCCGAACGCAAAGCCCCAAAACGTTACCTGCAATTTTAAAAAATGACCGTTAAATATTAAAAGATGAATTTAGACAATCAATTACTCTATATATATCTTGGCGGAATTACTCATATTACTTTATGGCTTTTTTATAAAAAACTGAAAAATACCCCAACATACTTGGTTTTATTAATTCTTACAATTTTCATTGCAATGTTTGGATTTTTTAATTTGGATAGAGAATCATTAAAAATGAAAAATGGGAATGCTGCAGAGTGGACTTTTTTTCCTCTACTTTTTATGATTTATTATTTGATTCTAAGACAAATATTTTTAAGAATCTATGGAAATGAACCGCTTATGACAGGTTATATGCAATCCAGTTGGGAACAAGGAGAATATCGGAAACTACATATAGGTGATGCATTTTTTACGATTCTGACATTAATATTACCTTTTTTGACAACACTAATGTTCAACTAAATCAAAAAAAACTGCAGGTAACAAGCTATTTCTATTAGCGGCGTTGAAGTTTACATCATAGAGATTTTCGCTAGTTGTTCTTTTTATTATATTTACAAACACCAGTTATAATAATCCCCGCCAACAGAAATACCCAAACGTTACCTGCAACTTTAAAAAATCGCTCGAATGAAACCAAATCCAGTTTTAATAATTTTTGCAGTTATTTATAGCATAATTACTGGAGTTTTTATTCTTAATATATACAATGACCAAAGTTCATCTTTAGGATACGTATTAATATACTTTCCTATTTTTTGGATAATTTCAGGTATAATTCTCTTTCTTCTATTCAAACAAAAAATTGTAAATTTCCTTGGAATTACTGACAAGATTCTTTTCTTTTTTTCAACACCTTTAGCTTTAATATTTTTTTATTTTGTGTATGTACAATTGACAGATGCAAAATATATTATTGGTTCCCGTGAATATGATAAAGGAAATCACCGCTATAAAGAAGTTACTTATGACTATGAAGTAGCTGGACAAAATCAAAGAACGGAATTTTACATTTTAAATGATGGATGGACAAAAGATAGTATTTGGACTTTCTATAATAAAGATGGTAGTATAAAAAAAACTGAAGATTACCGGAAAAAATGAAATTATAGAGAAAGCTGCAGGTAACTCGGTATTTCTACAAGCGGGTATGAAGTTTTCAATTGAAGATTTTAGCGGTTAATGAAGTTTTTAGCAAGTAGAATGTTTTCGTATTTTTAGCCCGCCTGCA
This window of the Flavobacteriaceae bacterium 3519-10 genome carries:
- a CDS encoding conserved hypothetical cytosolic protein — its product is MTKKLTILIMGLFSLFGCGQKNSLTNTEKELLNKLTFNTELLTELKSLTKTELIQLPAIDQETGDVLNDKFFNGIFTETTEEKAIEYVKKLKTKFREKGYLIFVFEGEDDKKNIAVIKGTDDLDILRYRRTDGINHDLENEDIVKKISEWKSKYGLIVIGCSRDWLQVEFDKLPNDIDAFANEVYEFCPDSVDQGVGSIDKLKEAIKEMNGIWLWWD